A portion of the Platichthys flesus chromosome 7, fPlaFle2.1, whole genome shotgun sequence genome contains these proteins:
- the eif2d gene encoding eukaryotic translation initiation factor 2D, whose product MFSKPFRVKSNTVIKGSDRRKLKADISASFPSLSADELSELVPNKEELNVVKVYAHKGDAVTLYVLHKNPLFFEVEKRLYPTVYVLWRYPVLLPTFKTWSPVIQKLIGGADLMLPGVVVPSSGLPHVKRGDCCGVASVNNIAPVAVGTAALSSADMYGSGMKGRGVCVIHTYMDNLWAFGDKSGPPSLPDTESKGQGQNGEECTSKVEEEEEEEEGEKYVEEEENPGESVTGQICSATEELSLAEQEEEKGEKGNEEEEENHDDQRTPQEIMDALLVQCFLHALKSKVKKSDLPLLTSTFLRNHMFSCCPRGKQLDIKKSSYKKLSKFLQAMQQQHKLVRMKELSKGVESIVEVDWKNPELRFFRVPVETDEGEAAPAQHEGEGETPYHPPEITTLYSVSARLEPLFLDVNKRKGTILQPAEVRGFITEYVKKNELVDEVNQNYVTINPILCDCLLEKSEYQEVDSLKWDDLFSRTIGRMQECYEVVFPGQRPIVKKGHIEPIDISVASRGANKKVTLIKNLEVYQLDPAAVATALQRRVQASSVLQPIPGAKDKVLVQIQGNQIHKVGSLLLDHYQIPRKYIQGLDKAVKGGQKK is encoded by the exons ATGTTTTCCAAACCGTTCCGAGTCAAGTCCAACACCGTCATTAAAGGATCGGACAG GCGGAAGCTGAAAGCCGACATATCTGCATCCTTCCCTTCACTCTCTGCTGATGAGCTGTCAGAGCTGGTCCCCAACAAAGAGGAATTAAATGTAGTGAAAGTTTATGCACATAAAGGAGATGCTGTGACACTTTATGTTCTTCACAAAAATCCACTGTTCTTCGAAGTGGAGAAACGACTTTATCCTACAG TGTATGTTCTCTGGCGCTACCCTGTTCTCCTGCCAACGTTCAAGACATGGTCACCTGTAATTCAGAAGTTGATTGGAGGGGCAG ATCTCATGCTGCCAGGTGTAGTGGTGCCTTCAAGTGGACTCCCACATGTCAAACGGGGCGACTGCTGTGGTGTCGCATCAGTGAACAATAT AGCTCCGGTTGCAGTCGGCACAGCTGCATTGTCCAGTGCAGATATGTACGGCTCAGGTATGAAGggaagaggagtgtgtgttaTCCACACATACATGGATAATCTCTG GGCGTTTGGAGACAAGTCAGGTCCACCTTCTTTACCGGATACCGAGAGCAAAGGACAAGGGCAGAATGGAGAAGAATGTACGTCTaaggtagaagaggaggaagaagaggaggagggtgagaaatatgttgaggaggaagagaatcCTGGCGAATCAGTCACAGGTCAAATCTGCTCTGCTACCGAGGAGCTGAGCCTggctgagcaggaggaagagaagggtgAAAAGGgtaatgaggaagaggaggagaatcacGATGACCAGAGAACGCCACAAG agatTATGGACGCCCTGCTGGTGCAGTGTTTTCTCCATGCACTGAAGAGCAAGGTGAAGAAGTCAGACCTCCCTTTGCTGACCAGTACATTTCTCCGCAACCACATGTTCTCCTGCTG CCCAAGAGGAAAACAACTTGATATCAAGAAATCCAGCTATAAAAAG TTGTCCAAGTTTCTTCAggccatgcagcagcagcacaaacttGTGCGAATGAAAGAACTGTCTAAGGGCGTGGAGAGCATTGTCGAGGTGGACTGGAAAAATCCAGA GCTGCGTTTCTTCAGGGTCCCCGTTGAGACAGATGAGGGTGAAGCGGCTCCAGCGCAGCATGAAGGGGAAGGAGAAACTCCATACCATCCTCCTGAGATTACAACCCTGTACTCTGTGTCTGCCCGGCTGGAGCCTCTCTTTCTGGATGTAAAcaagag GAAAGGAACAATCCTGCAGCCTGCTGAAGTGAGAGGTTTTATCACAGAGTATGTGAAGAAGAATGAACTGGTGGATGAAGTTAATCAAAA TTACGTGACCATAAACCCGATTTTGTGTGACTGCCTGCTGGAGAAATCAGAGTACCAGGAGGTAGATTCTCTCAAGTGGGATGACCTTTTTAGCAG GACGATTGGAAGAATGCAGGAGTGCTATGAGGTTGTGTTCCCTGGACAAAGGCCCATTGTGAAGAAGGGCCACATTGAGCCCATAGACATCTCTGTGGCATCTCGAGGCGCCAATAAGAAG GTGACTCTAATAAAGAACCTGGAAGTGTACCAGTTGGATCCTGCAGCTGTGGCCACTGCTTTGCAGCGCAGAGTCCAGGCCAGCTCCGTCTTACAGCCCATTCCAGGGGCCAAAGATAAAGTCCTCGTCCAGATCCAAGGCAACCAGATTCACAAAGTTGGCAGTTTGCTCTTAG ATCACTATCAAATTCCTCGCAAGTACATCCAAGGACTAGACAAAGCTGTGAAAGGCGGACAGAAGAAGTAA